A DNA window from Engraulis encrasicolus isolate BLACKSEA-1 chromosome 3, IST_EnEncr_1.0, whole genome shotgun sequence contains the following coding sequences:
- the LOC134446543 gene encoding uncharacterized protein LOC134446543, with protein sequence MCFSPAMSRRSMRLLTNGYYRENGEIYNETHSPQQQVSYRESPLRGVRVFKKRTGSSRREVSSSNRFQVPAPPATAAAVSSVSAPSFSLGSMASEEQYSGVASALRAAVQSQSLNEVQTCGLSDEPLEPEPLLSEVPSVAALPDAPNITSGYSSSEETEVSRSSWNRNRKRIITRIRRSSSEYGGWAVCGDPDAEQPVEPGFTRVLFGGLLQLCCYILGLFRDVLLPSKDNQLVKRPILTLLTLTLLATGESFSYL encoded by the exons ATGTGTTTCTCTCCAGCCATGTCGCGTCGAAGTATGAGATTGCTCACCAACGGCTACTACCGCGAAAATGGTGAAATATACAACGAAACACATAGCCCTCAGCAGCAGGTCTCTTACCGAGAGAGCCCCCTCAGAGGTGTCAg ggtgTTTAAGAAGAGGACGGGGTCTAGCAGGAGGGAGGTGTCCAGCAGTAACAGGTTTCAGGTGCCGGCCCCCCCTGCCACTGCAGCTGCCGTCTCCAGCGTCTCCGCCCCCAGCTTCTCACTAGGCTCCATGGCCAGCGAGGAGCAGTACAGCG GTGTGGCGTCTGCCTTGAGGGCGGCTGTCCAGAGCCAGAGCCTGAACGAGGTCCAGACCTGCGGCCTCTCTGATGAGCCCCTTGAGCCAGAGCCCCTTCTGTCTGAAGTGCCCTCTGTCGCCGCCCTGCCTGACGCGCCGAACATTACGTCTGGCTACTCGTCCTCAGAGGAGACGGAGGTCTCCCGCTCCTCctggaacaggaacaggaaacGCATCATCACCAGGATCCGACGCTCCTCcagtgagt ATGGCGGTTGGGCGGTCTGCGGCGATCCTGACGCAGAGCAGCCAGTAGAGCCAGGCTTCACACGAG TGCTGTTTGGAGGTCTTCTCCAGCTCTGCTGCTACATCCTGGGTCTCTTCAGGGATGTGCTCCTCCCTAGCAA GGACAACCAGCTCGTAAAGAGGCCAATACTGACTCTTTTGACTCTGACTCTTTTGGCTACTGGTGAGTCCTTTTCGTATCTGTAG
- the LOC134445220 gene encoding SUN domain-containing protein 2-like, with the protein MGGSGWRSYSALGTDKEPGTAVDFIHHFQNVLDNIEQEDTRWKDSWTKELDLVKQEIDFLKRDGEKRRRASELLQVELTNFRDEAKSESLDWQTKISGEVTVMSKYVVGLKNSVSHLKSDQQHLNQRMEAHENNTQLKREVTDWLQRELRTRLGEDTAAVVLRPELQVALEALEHRLLRRVSLDQHKEPSDVWRTVGEGLQEEGLTALTVKNVQHIVQRALSLYQADGVGMADYALESLGARVIKSKCSKTYHTKSRYFSLFGIPLWYMSESPRAVIQPEVHPGKCWAFEGSEGVFTVGLSMPVRVTHVTLEHVPKSLSPSGHIDSAPKDIAVFGFPDSAEAEEEGEILGRFTYDADGDPIQTFQLPDSAKAVYHAVQLRVLTNWGNPDYSCIYRFRVHSKITPQ; encoded by the exons ATGGGTGGGTCAGGGTGGCGTAGCTACAGTGCCCTTGGCACGGACAAG GAACCGGGCACAGCAGTAGACTTCATACACCACTTCCAGAACGTCCTGGACAACATTGAGCAAGAGGACACCCGATGGAAAGACAGCTGGACGAAAGAACTGGATCTTGTGAAG CAAGAGATTGACTTCctgaagagggatggagagaaacgtCGCCGAGCATCGGAG CTCCTGCAAGTGGAATTGACAAACTTCAGAGATGAAGCAAAAAG TGAGAGCCTTGACTGGCAGACTAAGATCAGTGGGGAGGTGACTGTTATGTCTAAGTACGTGGTGGGGCTGAAGAACAGCGTGTCCCACCTGAAGAGCGACCAACAGCACCTCAACCAGCGCATGGAGGCCCACGAAaacaacacacag CTGAAAAGGGAGGTCACTGACTGGCTCCAGCGAGAGCTCCGGACGCGCCTGGGAGAGGACACGGCAGCTGTAGTACTGCGGCCTGAACTGCAGGTGGCGCTGGAGGCCCTGGAGCACAGGCTACTGCGGCGTGTCTCTCTTGACCAACACAAGGAGCCCAGTGACGTGTGGAGAACGGTGGGAGAGGGCCTGCAAGAGGAAGGACTAACAGCCCTTACGGTCAAG aatgtcCAGCATATTGTTCAGAGGGCGTTGAGTCTTTACCAGGCAGATGGAGTTGGAATGGCTGACTACGCTCTGGAGTCTCTGG GGGCAAGAGTTATCAAGTCCAAGTGTTCAAAGACCTACCACACCAAGTCGCGATACTTCAGCCTGTTCGGCATACCACTGTGGTACATGTCAGAGAGTCCACGCGCTGTTATTCAG CCTGAGGTGCATCCTGGGAAGTGCTGGGCGTTTGAGGGCAGCGAGGGGGTCTTCACCGTGGGCCTGTCCATGCCTGTGCGCGTCACCCACGTGACGCTGGAGCACGTCCCCAAGAGCTTGTCCCCCTCCGGACACATCGACAGCGCACCCAAGGACATTGCTGTTTTT GGCTTCCCTGACTCTGCAGAggctgaggaggaaggagagatccTGGGGAGGTTCACATACGACGCGGACGGAGACCCCATCCAGACCTTCCAGCTGCCG GACTCTGCGAAGGCCGTGTACCATGCAGTGCAGTTGAGGGTTCTCACCAACTGGGGTAACCCTGATTACTCCTGCATCTACAGATTCAGGGTTCACAGCAAGATAACGCCACAATGA